From Arvicanthis niloticus isolate mArvNil1 chromosome 22, mArvNil1.pat.X, whole genome shotgun sequence, the proteins below share one genomic window:
- the Actr6 gene encoding actin-related protein 6 isoform X2: MNEILFEEYQFQAVLRVNAGALSAHRYFRDNPSELCCIIVDSGYSFTHIVPYCRSKKKKEAIIRINVGGKLLTNHLKEIISYRQLHVMDETHVINQVKEDVCYVSQDFYKDMDIAKLKGEDNTVMIDYVLPDFSTIKKGFCKPREEMVLSGKYKSGEQILRLANERFAVPEILFNPSDIGIQEMGIPEAIVYSIQNLPEEMQPHFFKNIVLTGGNSLFPGFRERVYSEVRCLTPTDYDVSVVLPENPITYSWEGGKLISENDDFEDMVVTREDYEENGHSVCEEKFDI, translated from the exons ATGAATGAAATCCTATTTGAAGAATATCAGTTCCAAGCAGTATTAAGAGTAAACG CTGGCGCTCTCAGCGCGCACAGGTACTTCCGCGATAACCCTTCTGAGCTGTGCTGCATCATCGTCGACAGCGGCTATTCCTTCACGCACATTGTTCCTTACtgtagaagcaaaaagaaaaaagaagcaattaTTCG GATAAACGTGGGTGGAAAGCTCTTAACGAACCATCTAAAAGAGATCATATCCTACAG GCAGCTGCATGTTATGGATGAAACTCATGTGATTAATCAAGTGAAAGAAGATGTATGCTATGTGTCTCAGGATTTTTATAAAGACATGGACATTGCCAA GTTAAAAGGAGAAGATAATACAGTGATGATTGACTATGTTCTGCCTGACTTCAGTACAATCAAAAAGGGCTTTTGTAAG CCCAGAGAAGAAATGGTGCTGAGTGGGAAGTATAAATCCGGGGAACAGATTCTTCGCCTTGCCAACGAGAGATTTGCTGTTCCAGAAATACTCTTTAACCCCTCTGACATTGGCATTCAGGAGATGGGGATCCCAGAAGCCATTGTCTATTCAATTCAAAACCTACCCGAAG aaatgcagCCACATTTTTTTAAGAACATCGTTTTGACAGGAGGAAATTCCCTTTTCCCAGGATTCAGAGAGCGGGTTTACTCAGAAGTTCGGTGTTTGACACCAACAGACTATGATGTTTCTGTCGTGTTGCCTGAGAA CCCTATTACTTACTCCTGGGAAGGAGGGAAGTTGATATCTGAAAATGATGACTTTGAAGATATGGTGGTTACAAGAGAAGATTATGAAGAAAATGGACATAGTGTCTGTGAAGAGAAATTTGATATTTAA